One genomic window of Nicotiana sylvestris chromosome 10, ASM39365v2, whole genome shotgun sequence includes the following:
- the LOC104215618 gene encoding iron-sulfur cluster assembly protein 1-like isoform X1, protein MLRNVAGRILRIGSQSSTVTPAVQRRLYHERVVDHYNNPRNVGSFDKNDPTVGTGLVGAPACGDVMKLQIKVDEETGKITDACFKTFGCGFAIASSSVATEWVKGNKMEEVLSIKNTEIAKHLSLPPVKLHCSMLAEDAIKAAVKDYAA, encoded by the exons ATGCTGAGGAATGTCGCCGGAAGAATCCTCCGGATCGGTTCACAATCATCGACGGTGACGCCGGCGGTGCAGCGGCGACTATATCACGAGAGAGTGGTGGACCATTACAATAATCCCCGAAACGTGGGGTCATTTGACAAGAATGATCCTACAGTTGGCACGGGTCTAGTCGGTGCACCTGCTTGTGGAGACGTGATGAAGCTGCAAATCAAAGTCGACGAAGAGACCGGAAAAATTACCGATGCTTGCTTTAAGACCTTTGGATGTGGCTTCGCTATTGCTTCTTCTTCCGTAG CCACTGAATGGGTGAAAGGGAATAAAATGGAGGAAGTACTCTCCATAAAGAATAC GGAGATAGCGAAACATCTTTCTCTTCCACCTGTTAAACTGCACTGCAGTATGCTTGCTGAGGACGCAATAAAGGCTGCTGTGAAAGATTATGCAGCATAG
- the LOC104215618 gene encoding iron-sulfur cluster assembly protein 1-like isoform X2, whose translation MLRNVAGRILRIGSQSSTVTPAVQRRLYHERVVDHYNNPRNVGSFDKNDPTVGTGLVGAPACGDVMKLQIKVDEETGKITDACFKTFGCGFAIASSSVATEWVKGNKMEEVLSIKNTCD comes from the exons ATGCTGAGGAATGTCGCCGGAAGAATCCTCCGGATCGGTTCACAATCATCGACGGTGACGCCGGCGGTGCAGCGGCGACTATATCACGAGAGAGTGGTGGACCATTACAATAATCCCCGAAACGTGGGGTCATTTGACAAGAATGATCCTACAGTTGGCACGGGTCTAGTCGGTGCACCTGCTTGTGGAGACGTGATGAAGCTGCAAATCAAAGTCGACGAAGAGACCGGAAAAATTACCGATGCTTGCTTTAAGACCTTTGGATGTGGCTTCGCTATTGCTTCTTCTTCCGTAG CCACTGAATGGGTGAAAGGGAATAAAATGGAGGAAGTACTCTCCATAAAGAATAC ATGTGATTAG